From Aspergillus fumigatus Af293 chromosome 3, whole genome shotgun sequence, a single genomic window includes:
- the rgd1 gene encoding putative Rho GTPase activator (Rgd1) — protein MAEVAAPDGSAPIVPVLRDPDAPPSSAGSAGQSEVRPGPPPMTEELKARLDKVIYSDIGITTLLARLKQSVASAKDFSAFLKKRSSLEEEHAQGLRKLSRSLNDAASRPDNRQGTYGSSYNDLNRFHERMADHGLQFAVSLQQMADDLHELATNIEKGRKQWKQTGLSAEKRVTEAEAAAEKAKAKYESLAEQYDRVKTGDKQGGKFGLKGHKSAAQHEEELLRKVQNADGDYAAKVTAAQTARRELISTHRPQAVQNIQKLIAECDSGLTLQLQKFATFNEKLLLGQGLSITPLDEGAGNGSIGPKSLYEVVRQIDNQKDFQDYILSYEHNPGAVTSEEVQYQRHPTLGGTPTPVAPASQPSTQNKRQSIMFPSSFSQQHLPVSQPSTQPSGPAATPSPAPAPAQSTQPSSFQPHPDSFSSPPPFQPPYPTSSGLPAPDQHNVNTLPMAAPANPLPPPGNNFQQNLPPLRPVFGVSLEDLYARDGTAVPMIVYQCLQAIELFGLDVEGIYRLSGSANHINHMKSLFDNDSSQVDFTNPENFYHDVNSVAGLLKQFFRELPDPLFTSRYYSDFINAARIDDDIQRRDSLHALVNNLPDAHYATLRALILHLNKVQEHYMNNRMNAGNIAICFGPTLMGASSGGNIADAGWQVRVIETILVNTFQIFDDD, from the exons ATGGCAGAGGTTGCTGCTCCCGATGGCTCAGCGCCAATTGTTCCGGTGCTCAGGGATCCTGATGCGCCACCATCGAGTGCTGGCTCTGCGGGACAGTCTGAAGTTCGTCCGGGGCCACCGCCTATGACAGAGGAGCTGAAAGCTCGCCTGGACAAAGTCATTTACTCCGAT ATCGGTATCACAACGCTCCTGGCACGATTGAAGCAGAGCGTAGCTTCTGCGAAG GATTTCTCCGCATTTCTCAAGAAGCGGTCctctctggaagaagaacatgCGCAGGGCTTGAGGAAGTTGTCTCGCTCTCTTAATGACGCTGCCAGCCGCCCCGACAATCGCCAAGGCACCTACGGCTCTAGCTACAATGATCTCAATCGATTCCACGAACGCATGGCGGATCATGGACTTCAATTCGCAGTATCTCTACAGCAGATGGCTGATGACCTCCACGAGCTTGCCACGAATATCGAGAAGGGACGCAAACAGTGGAAACAAACCGGCCTGAGCGCGGAGAAAAGAGTTACTGAGGCCGAGGCGGCAGCGGAGAAAGCAAAGGCGAAGTACGAATCTCTTGCGGAGCAGTATGACCGCGTGAAAACCGGGGACAAACAGGGCGGGAAGTTTGGTTTGAAGGGACATAAATCTGCTGCCCaacatgaagaagagctgTTGCGCAAAGTGCAAAATGCGGACGGAGATTATGCTGCCAAGGTCACGGCCGCACAAACGGCTCGACGAGAACTGATTTCCACCCATCGTCCGCAGGCTGTGCAGAACATCCAGAAATTGATTGCAGAGTGTGACTCTGGTCTTACGTTGCAGCTACAAAAGTTCG CCACATTTAATGAGAAGTTGCTGCTGGGACAAGGCTTATCCATTACGCCTTTAGATGAGGGCGCAGGCAATGGCTCTATTGGACCAAAGAGTCTGTATGAGGTGGTACGGCAGATTGATAACCAGAAGGACTTCCAGGATTATATTCTCAGCTACGAACATAATCCTGGTGCTGTGACTTCGGAGGAGGTTCAGTACCAGCGTCATCCG ACACTGGGAGGTACGCCCACACCGGTTGCTCCGGCCTCGCAGCCTTCCACACAGAACAAGCGCCAGTCAATCATGTTTCCTTCATCATTTTCCCAACAACATCTTCCTGTCAGTCAGCCCTCCACTCAGCCATCTGGACCGGCTGCGACTCCGTCTCCGGCACCAGCGCCCGCTCAAAGCACCCAGCCATCGTCTTTCCAGCCACATCCAgactccttctcctcgccacCCCCATTCCAACCACCTTATCCAACTTCTTCTGGGTTGCCAGCTCCTGATCAGCACAATGTGAACACGCTGCCCATGGCGGCACCGGCTAATCCCCTGCCTCCACCTGGAAACAACTTCCAACAGAATCTCCCTCCTCTGAGGCCGGTCTTCGGGGTGTCATTGGAAGATCTATACGCCAGAGATGGGACTGCCGTACCCATGATTGTTTACCAATGCCTCCAGGCCATAGAATTGTTCGGATTAGATGTGGAAGGCATTTACCGTCTCTCTGGGAGCGCAAATCACATCAACCATATGAAGTCGCTTTTCGACAACG ACTCTTCACAAGTGGACTTTACGAATCCCGAGAACTTCTATCACGATGTTAATAGTGTCGCCGGGCTGCTGAAACAGTTCTTTAGAGAACTGCCTGATCCCTTGTTTACTTCCCGATACTATTCTGATTTCATTAATGCAGCTC ggatcgatgatgacatccaGCGGAGGGATTCACTGCATGCACTTGTCAACAACCTTCCAGATGCGCACTACGCCACGCTGAGGGCTCTGATACTT CACCTCAACAAAGTCCAAGAACATTACATGAATAATCGTATGAATGCAGGGAATATTGCAATCTGCTTTGG ACCTACTCTCATGGGTGCCAGTTCAGGCGGCAACATTGCCGATGCTGGTTGGCAGGTCCGCGTTATTGAGACCATTCTGGTCAATACGTTCCAGATATTCGATGATGACTAG